A section of the Rhizobium sp. Pop5 genome encodes:
- a CDS encoding AprI/Inh family metalloprotease inhibitor codes for MIRFVLRLAASAATLLVCGAVYGQDIDPDIIKAQAGTYLIAPDSGAAGCRLTLETDMAIGGHSLSGQDSCTKPLPALAEAAAWNFDGNGGLILLDPTRKVLARFVENEGSPMKTEDGMPLLLLAAPDGIDRLPTFGSLAGTWTMQRPDGEKLCGLTLKGDAEAGGNAPLSLSGDCAANVAKLKLAVWHIEGFGLTLIGHDGSSLAFDMRPDGNFDKSKQEGGKPLSLVRQ; via the coding sequence ATGATCCGTTTCGTTCTTCGGCTCGCCGCTTCGGCGGCGACGCTGCTTGTCTGTGGCGCGGTATACGGGCAGGATATCGATCCCGATATTATCAAGGCGCAGGCCGGAACCTATCTCATTGCCCCTGATAGCGGTGCAGCCGGATGCCGGCTGACGCTCGAAACGGACATGGCGATCGGCGGCCATTCGCTTTCCGGTCAGGATTCCTGCACCAAGCCGCTGCCGGCGCTTGCCGAAGCCGCTGCCTGGAATTTCGACGGCAACGGCGGCCTCATCCTGCTCGATCCGACGCGCAAAGTGCTCGCCCGCTTCGTCGAGAACGAAGGCTCTCCAATGAAGACGGAAGACGGCATGCCGCTCCTGCTGCTCGCAGCGCCCGACGGGATCGATCGTCTGCCGACCTTCGGCAGCCTTGCCGGGACATGGACGATGCAGCGGCCCGACGGCGAAAAGCTCTGCGGCCTGACACTCAAAGGGGATGCCGAAGCGGGCGGCAATGCGCCGCTGTCACTCTCCGGTGACTGCGCCGCCAATGTCGCCAAGCTGAAGCTTGCAGTCTGGCATATCGAGGGCTTCGGCCTCACTTTGATTGGCCATGATGGTTCGTCACTTGCCTTCGACATGCGCCCTGATGGCAATTTCGACAAGTCGAAGCAGGAAGGCGGCAAGCCGCTTTCCCTCGTGCGCCAGTAA
- a CDS encoding RNA methyltransferase, giving the protein MSKDKKSGGKTATDPSAKDTHYANLRRAHRDAKRERGEIPTPQPQKRRRGAEDWKPPALAPDQVHLYGLHTVRAALDNPERKKIKLFVTPNALARLDIDPGTLGIPVETVSPQEIDKVLGPEAIHQGVMLETRPLPMRRLEALKDSPLLLVLDQVTDPHNVGAIMRSAVAFNAGAVITTQRHSPTESGVLAKSASGALELIPYIQITNLADALGELHKLGFSTIGLDSEGPAPLEGTFSGEKVALVLGSEGKGLRQKTRETVGALARLDMPGAIKSLNVSNAAAIALYAARLYLKA; this is encoded by the coding sequence ATGAGCAAAGATAAGAAATCCGGCGGCAAGACCGCGACAGACCCATCCGCCAAAGATACCCACTACGCCAATCTGCGGAGAGCCCACCGTGACGCCAAACGCGAGCGCGGCGAGATCCCGACGCCTCAACCGCAGAAGCGCAGACGCGGCGCCGAGGACTGGAAGCCGCCAGCGCTCGCCCCCGACCAGGTGCATCTCTACGGCCTGCATACGGTGCGCGCCGCCCTCGACAATCCCGAGCGCAAAAAGATCAAGCTATTCGTAACGCCGAACGCGCTCGCTCGCCTCGATATCGACCCCGGCACGCTCGGCATTCCCGTCGAGACCGTTTCACCGCAGGAGATCGACAAGGTGCTCGGCCCGGAAGCGATCCATCAGGGTGTGATGCTGGAAACACGGCCGCTGCCGATGCGCCGGCTCGAAGCGCTGAAGGACAGCCCTCTCCTGCTCGTCCTCGACCAAGTCACCGATCCTCATAATGTCGGCGCGATCATGCGCTCAGCCGTCGCCTTCAATGCGGGCGCGGTCATCACCACGCAGAGACATAGCCCGACCGAGTCAGGCGTGCTTGCCAAATCCGCCTCCGGCGCGCTGGAGCTGATACCTTATATACAGATCACCAATCTCGCCGATGCGCTCGGTGAACTCCACAAGCTTGGCTTCTCCACGATCGGACTCGATTCGGAAGGGCCGGCGCCGCTCGAAGGCACGTTCTCCGGCGAGAAGGTGGCTCTGGTGCTTGGCTCCGAGGGCAAGGGGCTACGGCAGAAAACTCGCGAGACCGTGGGCGCGCTCGCCCGCCTCGACATGCCAGGCGCAATCAAATCGCTGAACGTCTCGAACGCGGCGGCGATCGCGCTTTATGCGGCGCGGCTCTACTTGAAGGCATAA
- the tuf gene encoding elongation factor Tu, with protein sequence MAKSKFERNKPHVNIGTIGHVDHGKTSLTAAITKYFGEFKAYDQIDAAPEEKARGITISTAHVEYETPNRHYAHVDCPGHADYVKNMITGAAQMDGAILVCSAADGPMPQTREHILLARQVGVPAIVVFLNKVDQVDDAELLELVELEVRELLSSYDFPGDDIPVVKGSALAALEDSDKKIGEDAIRELMAAVDAYIPTPERPIDQPFLMPIEDVFSISGRGTVVTGRVERGIVKVGEEVEIVGIRPTSKTTVTGVEMFRKLLDQGQAGDNIGALVRGVNRDGVERGQILCKPGSVKPHKKFMAEAYILTKEEGGRHTPFFTNYRPQFYFRTTDVTGIVTLPEGTEMVMPGDNVTVAVELIVPIAMEEKLRFAIREGGRTVGAGIVASIVE encoded by the coding sequence ATGGCAAAGAGTAAGTTTGAGCGCAACAAGCCGCACGTCAACATTGGCACGATCGGCCACGTTGACCACGGCAAGACGTCTCTGACGGCAGCGATCACGAAGTACTTCGGTGAGTTCAAGGCGTATGACCAGATCGACGCTGCTCCGGAAGAAAAGGCACGCGGCATCACCATTTCGACGGCTCACGTCGAATACGAGACGCCGAACCGCCACTACGCGCACGTCGACTGCCCCGGCCACGCCGACTATGTGAAGAACATGATCACCGGTGCCGCCCAGATGGACGGCGCGATCCTGGTTTGCTCGGCAGCTGACGGCCCGATGCCGCAGACGCGCGAACACATCCTGCTCGCCCGCCAGGTTGGCGTTCCGGCGATCGTTGTGTTCCTGAACAAGGTCGACCAGGTTGACGACGCCGAGCTTCTCGAGCTGGTTGAGCTGGAAGTTCGCGAGCTTCTGTCGTCCTACGACTTCCCGGGCGACGACATTCCGGTTGTCAAGGGTTCGGCACTTGCTGCTCTCGAAGACTCCGACAAGAAGATCGGCGAAGACGCGATCCGCGAACTGATGGCAGCGGTTGACGCCTACATCCCGACGCCTGAGCGTCCGATCGACCAGCCGTTCCTGATGCCGATCGAAGACGTGTTCTCGATCTCGGGCCGCGGTACTGTTGTGACCGGCCGCGTCGAGCGTGGCATCGTCAAGGTTGGTGAAGAAGTCGAGATCGTCGGCATCCGTCCGACCTCGAAGACGACGGTGACCGGCGTTGAAATGTTCCGCAAGCTGCTCGACCAGGGCCAGGCTGGCGACAACATCGGCGCACTGGTTCGCGGTGTGAACCGTGACGGCGTCGAGCGTGGTCAGATCCTGTGCAAGCCGGGCTCTGTCAAGCCGCACAAGAAGTTCATGGCTGAAGCCTACATCCTGACGAAGGAAGAGGGCGGCCGTCATACGCCGTTCTTCACCAACTACCGTCCGCAGTTCTACTTCCGCACGACGGACGTGACTGGCATCGTCACGCTGCCGGAAGGCACGGAAATGGTTATGCCTGGCGATAACGTCACGGTTGCCGTCGAGCTGATCGTTCCGATCGCGATGGAAGAAAAGCTGCGCTTCGCCATCCGCGAAGGCGGCCGCACCGTCGGCGCCGGTATCGTCGCGAGCATCGTCGAGTAA
- a CDS encoding NAD(P)-dependent oxidoreductase, giving the protein MKKRILFTGGSGKAGRHAVPWLVNAGYEVHNLDLVPLDSPGVTNLIADITDSGQVFNALSMHRGFPDLDAGRGVQPFDAVVHFAAIPRILIKPDNETFRINTMGTYNVIEAAVKLGIRKIVVASSETTYGVCFAEGHRDFHQFPLEEDYDVNPMDSYGLSKVVNEKTARAFAERSGYDIYALRIGNVIEPHEYERFPTYFANPEMRKRITWSYIDARDLGQICHLCIEKDGLGYQVFNAANDTVSANTPSRELARRFYPNVPFTREIGEYESLLSNHKIREVLGFKEEHDWRKYVKV; this is encoded by the coding sequence ATGAAGAAACGTATCCTGTTTACGGGCGGTTCGGGCAAGGCAGGTCGCCATGCCGTGCCATGGCTGGTCAATGCCGGTTATGAGGTTCACAACCTCGATCTCGTGCCGCTGGATAGCCCCGGCGTTACCAATCTTATCGCCGACATCACCGACAGCGGCCAGGTCTTCAATGCGCTGTCGATGCATCGGGGTTTTCCCGATCTTGATGCGGGCAGGGGCGTGCAGCCCTTCGATGCCGTCGTGCATTTCGCCGCCATACCGCGCATCCTGATCAAGCCAGACAACGAAACCTTCCGCATCAACACGATGGGCACCTACAATGTCATCGAGGCGGCGGTGAAGCTCGGCATCAGGAAGATCGTCGTCGCATCGAGTGAGACGACTTACGGCGTCTGCTTTGCCGAGGGCCATCGCGATTTCCACCAGTTCCCCCTTGAGGAGGACTACGACGTCAACCCGATGGATTCCTACGGTCTTTCCAAGGTTGTCAACGAGAAGACGGCGCGCGCCTTTGCCGAACGCTCGGGCTACGACATCTATGCGCTGCGCATCGGCAATGTCATCGAGCCGCATGAATATGAGAGGTTCCCGACCTATTTCGCCAATCCCGAAATGCGCAAGCGCATCACCTGGAGCTATATCGACGCCCGCGACCTCGGGCAGATCTGCCATCTCTGCATCGAAAAGGATGGATTGGGCTATCAGGTCTTCAATGCCGCCAACGACACCGTTTCGGCCAATACGCCGTCGCGGGAACTCGCAAGGCGATTCTATCCGAACGTGCCCTTTACCCGCGAGATCGGCGAATATGAAAGCCTGCTCTCAAACCACAAGATCCGCGAGGTGCTGGGCTTTAAGGAAGAGCACGATTGGCGGAAGTATGTGAAGGTCTGA
- the secE gene encoding preprotein translocase subunit SecE produces MASKSNPLAFLQQVRSETSKVTWPSRRETMISTVMVLVMVVFAALFFFAADQLIGWALSFVLNTGN; encoded by the coding sequence ATGGCATCCAAATCCAATCCATTAGCGTTTCTGCAGCAGGTTCGCTCCGAGACGTCCAAGGTCACATGGCCGTCGCGCCGCGAGACGATGATCTCGACGGTTATGGTGCTTGTGATGGTGGTTTTCGCTGCGCTGTTTTTCTTTGCCGCTGACCAGCTGATCGGCTGGGCTCTGAGCTTCGTGCTCAATACCGGCAACTGA
- the nusG gene encoding transcription termination/antitermination protein NusG, with product MAARWYIVHAYSNFEKKVAEDIENKARQKGLEHLFEKILVPTEKVVEVRRGRKVDSERKFFPGYVLVRANLTDEAYHLIKNTPKVTGFLGSDNKPVPIPDYEAERILGQVQEGVERPKASITFEIGEQVRVSDGPFASFNGTVQDVDEERSRLKVEVSIFGRATPVELEYAQVEKV from the coding sequence ATGGCGGCACGTTGGTACATCGTCCACGCGTATTCGAATTTTGAAAAGAAGGTGGCTGAGGACATTGAGAACAAGGCTCGCCAGAAGGGGCTTGAGCATCTGTTCGAGAAGATCCTTGTGCCGACCGAAAAGGTGGTGGAAGTGCGCCGTGGCCGCAAGGTCGACAGCGAGCGCAAGTTTTTCCCGGGCTATGTTCTCGTTCGCGCCAATCTGACGGACGAAGCCTATCACCTGATCAAGAATACGCCGAAGGTCACGGGTTTCCTCGGCTCTGACAATAAGCCTGTTCCGATTCCGGATTATGAAGCCGAGCGCATTCTCGGTCAGGTCCAGGAAGGCGTCGAGCGGCCGAAGGCATCCATTACTTTCGAGATCGGCGAGCAGGTGCGCGTTTCCGACGGTCCTTTCGCTTCGTTCAACGGCACGGTTCAGGATGTGGACGAAGAGCGTTCGCGCCTGAAGGTGGAAGTGTCGATCTTCGGCCGCGCAACGCCGGTCGAACTGGAATACGCTCAGGTCGAGAAGGTCTGA
- the rplK gene encoding 50S ribosomal protein L11, protein MAKKVAGQLKLQVKAGSANPSPPIGPALGQRGINIMEFCKAFNAATQEMEKGMPIPVVITYYQDKSFTFAMKQPPVSYWLKKEAKITSGSKTPGKGAKAGTLTKAQIKTIAEAKMKDLNAADIEGAMAMIEGSARAMGLEVVG, encoded by the coding sequence ATGGCTAAGAAAGTTGCAGGCCAGCTCAAGCTTCAGGTCAAGGCAGGATCGGCAAACCCGTCCCCGCCGATTGGTCCGGCGCTTGGTCAGCGTGGCATTAACATCATGGAATTCTGCAAGGCGTTCAATGCCGCCACGCAGGAAATGGAAAAGGGTATGCCGATCCCGGTCGTCATCACCTATTACCAGGACAAGTCGTTTACCTTCGCGATGAAGCAGCCTCCGGTCAGCTACTGGCTGAAGAAGGAAGCGAAGATCACGTCCGGTTCCAAGACGCCTGGCAAGGGCGCAAAGGCTGGTACCCTCACCAAGGCTCAGATCAAGACGATCGCCGAAGCCAAGATGAAGGACCTGAACGCAGCAGATATCGAAGGTGCAATGGCGATGATCGAGGGCTCTGCCCGCGCCATGGGCCTGGAAGTGGTGGGTTAA
- the rplA gene encoding 50S ribosomal protein L1: MAGKRTQKINEGVDPTKLYALTTAIGMVKERAVAKFDETIEVSMNLGVDPRHADQMVRGVVNLPNGTGRTVRVAVFARGAKADEAKAAGADIVGAEDLVEIVQGGKIEFDRCIATPDMMPLVGRLGKVLGPRGMMPNPKVGTVTMDVAGAVKASKGGAVEFRVEKAGIVHAGIGKASFDAKALEENIRAFADAVIKAKPAGAKGNYVKRVAISSTMGPGVKIEVGSVTAAPTA; the protein is encoded by the coding sequence ATGGCAGGCAAGCGCACTCAGAAGATCAACGAAGGTGTTGATCCGACCAAGCTCTACGCTCTGACGACCGCCATCGGCATGGTCAAGGAACGGGCTGTCGCCAAGTTCGACGAAACCATCGAAGTCTCGATGAACCTCGGCGTTGACCCGCGCCATGCGGACCAGATGGTTCGCGGCGTTGTCAATCTGCCGAACGGCACCGGCCGTACGGTTCGCGTCGCAGTCTTCGCTCGTGGCGCCAAGGCTGACGAAGCCAAGGCTGCCGGTGCTGATATCGTCGGCGCCGAAGACCTCGTCGAAATCGTTCAGGGCGGCAAGATCGAATTCGATCGCTGCATCGCCACCCCCGACATGATGCCGCTCGTCGGCCGTCTCGGTAAGGTTCTCGGCCCCCGCGGCATGATGCCGAACCCGAAGGTCGGCACCGTCACCATGGACGTCGCTGGAGCCGTCAAGGCTTCCAAGGGCGGCGCTGTCGAGTTCCGCGTCGAGAAGGCTGGTATCGTCCATGCCGGTATCGGCAAGGCCTCTTTCGACGCCAAGGCTCTGGAAGAAAACATCCGCGCCTTCGCCGACGCCGTCATCAAGGCGAAGCCGGCTGGCGCCAAGGGCAACTACGTCAAGCGCGTGGCGATTTCCTCGACCATGGGCCCGGGCGTCAAGATCGAAGTCGGCTCGGTCACCGCAGCCCCGACTGCATAA
- the rplJ gene encoding 50S ribosomal protein L10, with product MERAEKREFVTELNEVFKASGSVVVAHYAGATVAQMNDFRSKMRAAGGTVKVAKNRLAKIALQGTEAEGISNLFKGQTLIAYSNDPITAPKVVMDFAKTNDKIVVLGGAMGTTTLNAEGVKSLATLPSLDELRAKLLGMIQTPATRIAGVVAAPASQLARVFSAYAKKDEAA from the coding sequence GTGGAAAGAGCGGAAAAGCGCGAATTCGTCACGGAACTGAACGAAGTCTTCAAGGCTTCGGGCTCGGTTGTCGTGGCCCACTATGCTGGTGCTACAGTCGCACAGATGAACGATTTTCGTTCGAAGATGCGCGCTGCTGGCGGCACCGTCAAAGTCGCGAAGAACCGCCTGGCCAAAATTGCCCTTCAGGGTACGGAAGCGGAAGGGATTTCCAATCTCTTCAAGGGTCAGACCCTCATTGCTTATAGCAATGATCCGATCACCGCTCCGAAGGTCGTCATGGATTTCGCCAAGACCAACGACAAGATCGTGGTTCTCGGCGGCGCCATGGGTACGACAACGCTGAACGCCGAAGGTGTCAAGTCGCTTGCGACCCTGCCTTCGCTGGACGAACTGCGTGCGAAGCTGCTGGGCATGATCCAGACTCCGGCTACCCGCATCGCAGGCGTTGTTGCAGCACCGGCAAGCCAGCTTGCTCGTGTGTTCTCGGCCTACGCCAAGAAGGACGAAGCCGCTTAA
- the rplL gene encoding 50S ribosomal protein L7/L12: MADLAKIVEDLSSLTVLEAAELSKLLEEKWGVSAAAPVAVAAVAGGAGAAAPVEEEKTEFDVILTDAGANKINVIKEVRAITGLGLKEAKDLVEGAPKAVKEAVSKAEAADIKKKLEDAGAKADVK; encoded by the coding sequence ATGGCTGATCTCGCAAAGATCGTTGAAGACCTCTCCTCGCTGACCGTTCTGGAAGCTGCAGAACTGTCGAAGCTTCTCGAAGAAAAGTGGGGCGTTTCCGCCGCTGCTCCGGTAGCTGTTGCTGCCGTTGCCGGTGGTGCAGGCGCAGCTGCTCCGGTCGAAGAAGAAAAGACCGAGTTCGACGTCATCCTCACGGATGCCGGCGCCAACAAGATCAACGTCATCAAGGAAGTCCGCGCCATCACCGGCCTCGGCCTCAAGGAAGCCAAGGACCTCGTCGAAGGCGCTCCGAAGGCTGTCAAGGAAGCTGTTTCCAAGGCTGAAGCCGCTGACATCAAGAAGAAGCTGGAAGACGCTGGCGCCAAGGCCGACGTCAAGTAA
- the rpoC gene encoding DNA-directed RNA polymerase subunit beta', with product MNQEVMNLFNPQVPAQNFDSIRISIASPEKILSWSYGEIKKPETINYRTFKPERDGLFCARIFGPIKDYECLCGKYKRMKYKGIICEKCGVEVTLSRVRRERMGHIELAAPVAHIWFLKSLPSRISTLLDMTLKDVERVLYFENYIVTEPGLTALKEHQLLTEEEYMLAVDEYGEDQFTAMIGAEAIYEMLASMNLEKIAGDLRSELADTTSDLKQKKLMKRLKIVENFMESGNRPEWMIMKVVPVIPPDLRPLVPLDGGRFATSDLNDLYRRVINRNNRLKRLIELRAPGIIIRNEKRMLQESVDALFDNGRRGRVITGANKRPLKSLSDMLKGKQGRFRQNLLGKRVDYSGRSVIVTGPELKLHQCGLPKKMALELFKPFIYARLDAKGYSSTVKQAKKLVEKEKPEVWDILDEVIREHPVLLNRAPTLHRLGIQAFEPTLVEGKAIQLHPLVCTAFNADFDGDQMAVHVPLSLEAQLEARVLMMSTNNILHPANGAPIIVPSQDMVLGLYYLSILNQNEPGEGMAFSDLGELHHALENKVVTLHTKIRGRFKSIGEDGKPYSKIYETTPGRLLIGELLPKNGKVPFDICNQEMTKKNISKMIDTVYRHCGQKDTVIFCDRIMQLGFAHACRAGISFGKDDMVIPETKAKIVGDTENLVKEYEQQYNDGLITQGEKYNKVVDAWGKATEKVAEDMMARIKAVEFDPNTGRQKPMNAIYMMSHSGARGSPNQMRQLGGMRGLMAKPSGEIIETPIISNFKEGLTVNEYFNSTHGARKGLADTALKTANSGYLTRRLVDVAQDCIVTHVDCGTETGLTMTAIVDAGQVVASLGARILGRTALDDIDHPVTGERIVDAGKMILEPDVVEIEKAGIQSIRIRSALTCEIQTGVCSVCYGRDLARGTPVNMGEAVGVIAAQSIGEPGTQLTMRTFHLGGTATVVDQSFLEASYEGTVQIKNRNLLRNSEGSLVAMGRNMTVQILDERGVERSSQRVAYGSKLHVDEGDKVKRGQRLAEWDPYTRPMMTEVAGTVQFEDLVDGLSVLEATDESTGITKRQVIDWRSTPRGSDLKPAIVIKDASGNVAKLSRGGDARFLLSVDAILSVEPGTKVSQGDVLARSPLESAKTKDITGGLPRVAELFEARRPKDHAIIAEIDGTIRLGRDYKNKRRVIIEPAEDGVEPVEYLIPKGKPFHLQDGDYIEKGDYILDGNPAPHDILAIKGVEALASYLVNEIQEVYRLQGVVINDKHIEVIVRQMLQKVEITDAGDSTYIVGDNVDRIELEDVNDHLIEQGKKPAHGDPVLLGITKASLQTPSFISAASFQETTKVLTEAAIAGKTDGLQGLKENVIVGRLIPAGTGGTMTQIRRIATSRDELILEERRKGTGAAVATPMLQDMAENAPAAE from the coding sequence ATGAACCAAGAGGTCATGAATCTTTTCAATCCGCAGGTGCCTGCACAGAATTTCGATTCCATTCGGATTTCGATCGCGTCTCCGGAGAAGATCCTCTCCTGGTCCTACGGTGAGATCAAGAAGCCGGAAACCATCAACTACCGCACGTTCAAGCCGGAACGCGACGGTCTGTTCTGCGCACGCATCTTTGGCCCGATCAAGGACTACGAATGCTTGTGCGGCAAGTACAAGCGCATGAAGTACAAGGGCATCATCTGCGAAAAGTGCGGCGTCGAAGTCACGCTGTCGCGCGTTCGCCGTGAGCGCATGGGCCATATCGAGCTCGCCGCTCCCGTTGCCCACATCTGGTTCCTGAAGTCGCTGCCCTCACGCATTTCGACGCTGCTCGACATGACGCTGAAGGATGTCGAACGCGTTCTCTATTTCGAAAACTACATCGTCACCGAGCCGGGCTTGACCGCGCTCAAGGAGCATCAGCTCCTGACGGAAGAAGAGTACATGCTCGCCGTCGACGAATACGGCGAAGACCAGTTCACGGCCATGATCGGTGCGGAAGCCATCTACGAGATGCTCGCATCGATGAACCTCGAAAAGATCGCTGGCGATCTGCGCTCCGAGCTTGCCGACACCACGTCGGATCTCAAGCAGAAGAAGCTGATGAAGCGCCTGAAGATCGTCGAGAACTTCATGGAATCCGGCAACCGCCCGGAATGGATGATCATGAAGGTCGTTCCGGTCATCCCGCCGGATCTGCGCCCGCTGGTTCCGCTCGACGGCGGCCGTTTCGCGACGTCGGATCTCAACGATCTCTACCGCCGCGTCATCAACCGTAACAACCGTCTGAAGCGCCTCATCGAACTGCGCGCCCCGGGCATCATCATCCGCAACGAAAAGCGCATGCTGCAGGAATCTGTCGATGCGCTGTTCGACAACGGCCGCCGCGGCCGCGTCATCACCGGCGCCAACAAGCGTCCGCTGAAGTCGCTGTCCGACATGCTGAAGGGCAAGCAGGGCCGCTTCCGTCAGAACCTGCTCGGCAAGCGCGTCGACTATTCCGGCCGTTCGGTCATCGTCACCGGTCCGGAACTGAAGCTGCATCAGTGCGGTCTTCCGAAGAAGATGGCGCTCGAACTCTTCAAGCCGTTTATCTATGCCCGCCTCGACGCCAAGGGTTACTCCTCGACGGTCAAGCAGGCCAAGAAGCTGGTCGAAAAGGAAAAGCCTGAGGTTTGGGATATCCTCGACGAGGTCATCCGCGAACATCCGGTTCTGCTGAACCGCGCGCCGACTCTGCACCGCCTGGGCATCCAGGCCTTCGAACCCACCCTGGTCGAAGGCAAGGCGATCCAGCTGCACCCGCTCGTCTGCACGGCCTTCAACGCCGACTTCGACGGTGACCAGATGGCTGTTCACGTGCCGCTGTCGCTCGAAGCCCAGCTCGAAGCTCGCGTGCTGATGATGTCTACCAACAACATTCTGCACCCGGCCAACGGCGCGCCGATCATCGTTCCCTCGCAGGACATGGTTCTCGGCCTCTACTATCTGTCGATCCTGAACCAGAACGAGCCGGGCGAAGGCATGGCCTTCTCCGATCTCGGCGAGCTGCATCACGCGCTGGAAAACAAGGTCGTGACGCTGCACACCAAGATCCGCGGCCGTTTCAAGTCGATCGGCGAGGATGGCAAGCCTTACTCGAAGATCTATGAGACGACGCCTGGCCGTCTGCTCATCGGCGAACTGCTGCCGAAGAACGGTAAGGTGCCCTTCGACATCTGCAACCAGGAAATGACCAAGAAGAACATCTCCAAGATGATCGACACGGTCTACCGCCATTGCGGCCAGAAGGACACGGTCATCTTCTGCGACCGCATCATGCAGCTGGGCTTCGCCCATGCCTGCCGCGCCGGCATTTCGTTCGGCAAGGACGACATGGTCATTCCGGAAACCAAGGCAAAGATCGTTGGTGACACCGAAAACCTGGTCAAGGAATACGAGCAGCAGTATAACGACGGTCTGATCACCCAGGGCGAAAAGTACAACAAGGTCGTTGACGCCTGGGGCAAGGCAACCGAGAAGGTCGCTGAAGACATGATGGCCCGTATTAAGGCTGTCGAGTTCGATCCGAACACTGGCCGCCAGAAGCCGATGAACGCCATCTACATGATGTCGCATTCCGGCGCCCGCGGTTCTCCGAACCAGATGCGCCAGCTGGGCGGCATGCGCGGCCTCATGGCCAAGCCGTCGGGCGAAATCATCGAGACGCCGATCATCTCGAACTTCAAGGAAGGCCTGACCGTCAACGAGTACTTCAACTCGACGCACGGCGCCCGTAAGGGCCTGGCAGACACCGCCTTGAAGACCGCAAACTCCGGTTACCTGACCCGCCGTCTCGTGGACGTCGCGCAGGATTGCATCGTCACGCATGTCGACTGCGGTACCGAAACCGGTCTGACCATGACGGCCATCGTCGATGCCGGTCAGGTCGTCGCCTCGCTCGGCGCCCGTATCCTCGGCCGAACGGCGCTCGACGACATCGATCATCCGGTTACGGGTGAGCGCATTGTCGATGCCGGCAAGATGATCCTCGAGCCTGACGTTGTCGAGATCGAGAAGGCCGGTATCCAGTCGATCCGCATCCGCTCGGCGCTGACCTGCGAAATCCAGACGGGCGTCTGCTCGGTCTGCTACGGCCGCGACCTCGCGCGCGGTACGCCTGTTAACATGGGCGAAGCAGTCGGCGTCATCGCCGCTCAGTCGATCGGCGAGCCGGGCACCCAGCTCACCATGCGTACCTTCCACCTTGGCGGTACGGCGACCGTGGTCGACCAGTCGTTCCTGGAAGCCTCGTACGAAGGTACGGTGCAGATCAAGAACCGCAACCTACTGCGCAACTCCGAAGGCAGCCTCGTTGCCATGGGCCGCAACATGACCGTCCAGATCCTGGACGAGCGTGGCGTGGAACGCTCTTCGCAGCGCGTCGCCTACGGTTCGAAGCTGCATGTCGATGAAGGTGACAAGGTCAAGCGCGGCCAGCGTCTGGCTGAGTGGGATCCCTATACCCGTCCGATGATGACGGAAGTTGCCGGTACGGTTCAGTTCGAAGACCTCGTCGATGGTCTTTCGGTTCTGGAAGCGACTGACGAATCCACCGGCATCACCAAGCGTCAGGTCATCGACTGGCGTTCGACGCCGCGCGGCTCGGACCTCAAGCCGGCGATCGTCATCAAGGACGCCAGCGGCAATGTCGCGAAGCTGTCGCGCGGTGGTGACGCCCGCTTCCTGCTCTCGGTCGACGCCATTCTGTCGGTCGAGCCGGGCACGAAGGTCTCCCAGGGTGACGTTCTCGCCCGTTCGCCGCTCGAAAGCGCCAAGACGAAGGACATCACCGGCGGTCTGCCGCGTGTTGCCGAACTGTTCGAAGCCCGCCGTCCGAAGGATCACGCCATCATCGCTGAGATCGATGGTACGATCCGCCTCGGCCGCGACTACAAGAACAAGCGTCGCGTCATCATCGAGCCGGCGGAAGACGGTGTCGAGCCTGTCGAATACCTGATCCCGAAGGGCAAGCCCTTCCACCTTCAGGACGGCGACTATATCGAAAAGGGTGATTACATCCTCGACGGTAATCCGGCTCCGCACGACATCCTGGCGATCAAGGGCGTGGAGGCTCTGGCTTCCTACCTCGTCAACGAAATCCAGGAAGTCTATCGTCTGCAGGGCGTCGTCATCAACGACAAGCACATCGAAGTGATCGTCCGTCAGATGCTGCAGAAGGTGGAAATCACCGATGCCGGCGACTCGACCTACATCGTCGGCGACAACGTCGACCGGATCGAGCTCGAGGACGTCAACGACCACCTGATCGAACAGGGCAAGAAGCCCGCCCATGGCGATCCGGTTCTGCTCGGCATCACCAAGGCGTCGCTGCAGACCCCGTCCTTCATCTCGGCCGCGTCCTTCCAGGAAACGACCAAGGTGCTGACGGAAGCTGCAATCGCCGGCAAGACCGACGGCCTGCAGGGCCTGAAGGAAAACGTCATCGTCGGCCGTCTCATCCCGGCTGGTACCGGCGGCACCATGACCCAGATCCGTCGCATCGCCACGTCGCGCGACGAGCTGATCCTTGAAGAACGCCGCAAGGGCACTGGGGCAGCCGTCGCCACCCCGATGCTGCAGGACATGGCCGAAAACGCCCCGGCTGCGGAATAA